From Lewinellaceae bacterium:
ATGAAAAAATACGGTTTTACCCAGAACGGCAGGACGCCATTAACCTGATTCAAAAATATCTGTAAGATGAAATATGAAAAGATATATCAAAAACTGAGGGAGCAATACAGTGACGAAGAAATAGTAGATTCTATGTTGATTCCAGCGGATTTGTCAGAGGAGGAAAAGAAAGAATTGGCGAAGGAGATGAAAGCGGTTAGGATGCAAAAACTCAGAGAAACGACGGAAGAAGATAGAATTCTTGCTGATGTAGTCCGGCTGAGGTTTCAAATAGAAGACTATGTGAATAAACAAATTTTCTCTTTTAACCAAACGTTTGGAAAGTACCTGAAAGAGTATATAAGGATTACAAAAAAATCCAGGCGGGAGATTGCCGGGGATCTATCTATTCATTACACGAAACTCAGCAGGATAATAAATGATAAAGAGGAGCCCAATATTGAATTGAGCTATAGGTTAGAGAAACATTCCGGGGGGATAATCAGAGCGGAGCTGTGGTGGAAGCTGATGGTCAAAAAACAAGCCTTTATCATTTCCAAAGATGAGGAAACGAGAAAGGCCGAACAGGAGAAGGTGAAAAACCCGCTGCGTGCTTAAAGTCACTCCCTTCGCACCACCACCCTTTTCACCCAACTCCCCTCACCCGCCTGCACCTGCAAAACATACAGCCCAGCCGGCAACCCAGCCAGGCTCAGTTCCATCCGCCGCTCCAGACGGCGCTGCTGCCGCCACACCACGCGCCCGGTAGCGTCAAACAGCCGGATGGCCGCCTGTTGCCCCGGCAACCGCCCTTCCCAGGCCAGGGTAAGCTGCCCGGTAGTAGGGTTGGGGTATAGGGAAAACGCCGCCTCCCCGGCAGGCAATATTTCCTCCTCCCGGGCCCGTAAAGGGGGCGCCGTTTCCTCCCACCGCCCCGGCCTCAATGCCGCAAACCGCATGTTCAATAATGCCGTTGTTGTCAACGATTACCCTGCCTTGGTAAACGGGTAGTTGAGGTTTGTCATCACCCTGCACGATCACCCCGCGCCACATCTGTCCGCAGGCACCGGTTATCTTAGCACTGACCCGCAGCGTAGCCCCGGGTTTCACCCAGATGTAGGCACCCGGCAACATCTCCAGGGTGGAGGTAATGTGCAATTCGCCCGAGTCTACGACAATGCTGTTGGACGGCCCGGAGGGCAAAGTGTCTCCCGGTAATACTAATGGAGGGATAATGACATTTTGCAGGGAATCGTGGCCAGCCAGGTGAGCCCGCATGCGTTGCACTTGTTCCGTAGTGAAGTGGTCGCGGCAGGAGAGGATGTCCGAATAGCTCATATATTTTTAGGATTAAGCGATCAGGAAAGATAGGGGGAAAATCAATATGATGTGTACATTTAACACATTGCTCTACGAGTTTTGCTCGAAGCACAATTTTTACATTAAACTTTCTTTAACATATTTTCGAAGTGACTTTCCTCCCACCTCCCGGTCAAAAGAGCAAATCAAAATCCGAAACGCATGAAGATCCAGAAATTTCTTTCCCTTTGTTTGGCATTCGCCCTGACGTTTGCTTTTGCCAACGCCGCCCAGGCTCAATCTGAAAACAGCAGAAAGGCTACAGAGAAGCAGGAAATAAAAATGGAAAAGCCGGCGAAAAGCCCGCAAGCCGAACAAGCGCCGGGAGAACAAATGGAAAAGCCGGCAAAGACCGGCAAAGCCAAGATGGAAAAGAGGCAGTACAAGGGCCGGAAAGACAAAGCCGATAAGGCCGGAAAAGAGCACAAAGGCAAAGGCCATGCCTACGGCCGCCATAAGGAAGGGCAGTCCGGCAAAGCGTACGGCCAGCAGCGCGCTGCAGGCGCCAAAAGCAAAGAGAAACTGGAGAAGAAACAAGCGGTGAAAGCCAGGCAGGAAAAATCGTTGGAGCGGAGGTAGAGCACTATCATACTATGAAAAAACTACGCTTTTTGGCAAACGGTGTGGCCAATTCCTAACACACTGTTCTTCAAATAACCAAACTACGGCCCGGCCCGCTATCCGAGAGGATGGCGGGCTTTGCTTTTTGGACAGGAGGACAGGATTTTGAAGGATTTACCCTATGAAATGCCCTGAGGAGAAATGCAGTTATTTCACAGGGTGAACAAGAACGGCCCGGCAGCCATACTTCCCCAACTTGTCCCTATCTTTGCGGCAATACCAAAACAAAACGACATGGACTTCTTCGCCATAATCACCATCCTGATCGTACTCTCCGCTATTTTTGGGTACATCAATGTCCGCTTTCTTAAATTACCCACTACTATTGGGTTGATGGTCATCTCCATCATCTTTTCGATGCTGGTACTGCTCCTGGGCCAGTTCTTTCCCAGTGTCCTGGAATGGGAATCCAGCCTGATCCGCCAAATCGACTTTCAGAAGCTGCTCATGGAGGGGATGCTCAGCTTCCTTTTGTTCGCCGGCGCGCTGCACGTCGATTCCCGGCAACTGAAGGCCCAGCGCTGGCCCATAATGCTGTTTGCCACCCTGGGCGTAGTGACGTCCACTTTCCTGATTGCCGGCCTGATGTATGGCGTACTGCAACTGCTCGGCGCCGGCCTGCCGTTCCTCCACTGCTTGTTGTTCGGGGCCCTCATCTCCCCCACCGACCCCATCGCGGTGCTGGGCATCCTCAAGAAAGCCGGAGCGCCTGAAAAACTGGAGGCCAAGATCGTGGGGGAGAGCCTCTTCAACGACGGGATCGGCGTGGTGGTTTTTATTACCATCTTCCAGATCGCCCAGGCCGGGGCAGGGCATTTCGACCTATCGGAAATTGGGCTTTTGTTCCTCGAAGAAGTGGGCGGCGGCATTGCCCTGGGGCTGGGGCTGGGCTACCTGGCCTACTATCTGATGCGCACCATCGACGATTACGAGACGGAAGTCCTGATCTCCCTGGCCATCGTGATGGGCGGTTACCTGCTGGCCAGTTACCTGCACTTTTCCGGCCCGCTGGCCATGGTAGTCGCCGGGCTGATGGTCGGCCATGAGCGCTTTCGGACCAGCTCCATGTCGGAAGTCACCGAAACGTACGTCGATAAGTTCTGGGAACTAATGGACGTCTTGTTCAACGCCATTCTGTTTGTAATCATCGGCCTGGAGATTCTCGTCCTGCCCCTGGAGCGGCAGTACTTCATCGCCGGCCTGCTGGCCATCCCCGTGGCGCTGCTCGCCCGTTACCTCGCCCTGGCCGGGCCAATCGAGCTGTTCAAAAAGCGGCTGGAATTCGTTCCCAAAACCAACCTGATCATGACCTGGGGCGGGCTGCGGGGCGGCATCTCCATCGCCCTGGCCCTCTCCCTGGCCGAACACATGAGCCGTACGCCCCTGCTGACCATCACCTATGTCGTGGTGATCTTCTCCATCATCGTTCAGGGGCTAACAGTGGGAGAACTCGTAAAACGAACGCAATTGGCAAAGCCAGGCGGGAAGTAACGAGTTATTTGCATAACAGGCAAGCACCCCTCTATTCTTTTTTGTCTTAGCTTTAGCCGATGCAACCACCATTGTTACACCGCCGCCAAATGATCCTGGGAGCCGCGCTGGTGTTCACAGGAGCGATTTTGTTTTCCACCAAAGCTGTGATCGTCAAGCTGGCGTACCGGTATGAGGTGGACAGCATTTCGTTGCTGGCCCTGCGGATGTTGTTTTCCCTGCCCTTTTTCCTGCTGGTGGCGGCGCTTTCCGGGCGGCAGAAGAAATACCGGGGCTATCCCATCAGCCGGAAAGATGGGTTCCGCATCCTGTTTCTGGGAGTAGTCGGCTATTACCTGGCCAGTATGCTCGATTTCCTTGGGTTGCAGTACGTCACCGCCAGCCTGGAGCGGCTCATCCTTTTTGTGTACCCTACGCTGGTGCTGCTCATCGGCGCCACCGTCTACCGGGAACCGGTAACCCGCAGGCAATTGGGCGCCCTGCTGCTCACTTATCTGGGCATCGCCATCGCCTTTTCGGAAGGCCTATACAGGGGTGGCGACGAGAACTACATCTGGGGAGCGGGGCTGGTCTTTTTCGGCGCGCTGGCTTATGCGGTCTACATCGTCGGCAGCGGCCGCCTGCTGCCCCGCATCGGCACGCTGCGGTTTACTTCCCTGGCCATGATGGCCTCGGCCGGGGCGGTGTTGGCACATCACGGCATTGCCTACCGCTGGCAACTCTTCGGCTTCCCCACACCAGTTTACGGCCTGGCTCTGCTGATGGCCCTCATCGCCACGGTCATCCCTTCCTTTCTGATCTCGGAGGGAATCCGCAACATCGGTTCCGGAAATGCATCCATTATAGGCAGTATCGGCCCGATCTCCACCATTGTGCTGGCCTATATTTTCCTCGGCGAGCGGCTGGGGTGGCTGCAATGGGCAGGGACGGTGCTGGTCATTGCCGGCGTGCTGGTGATCACGTTGCAGAAACGCCTGAAAACAGGTTCATAGGGTTGCAATCCGCTTTTTTTCGGGGTATCTTTGTAGAAAACCACATTTATGGCAACGGCAGCATCTGCACAGGGAAAGACACCGGAAATAAAGAAAGG
This genomic window contains:
- a CDS encoding DMT family transporter, giving the protein MILGAALVFTGAILFSTKAVIVKLAYRYEVDSISLLALRMLFSLPFFLLVAALSGRQKKYRGYPISRKDGFRILFLGVVGYYLASMLDFLGLQYVTASLERLILFVYPTLVLLIGATVYREPVTRRQLGALLLTYLGIAIAFSEGLYRGGDENYIWGAGLVFFGALAYAVYIVGSGRLLPRIGTLRFTSLAMMASAGAVLAHHGIAYRWQLFGFPTPVYGLALLMALIATVIPSFLISEGIRNIGSGNASIIGSIGPISTIVLAYIFLGERLGWLQWAGTVLVIAGVLVITLQKRLKTGS
- a CDS encoding T9SS type A sorting domain-containing protein, translating into MNMRFAALRPGRWEETAPPLRAREEEILPAGEAAFSLYPNPTTGQLTLAWEGRLPGQQAAIRLFDATGRVVWRQQRRLERRMELSLAGLPAGLYVLQVQAGEGSWVKRVVVRRE
- a CDS encoding sodium:proton antiporter; the protein is MDFFAIITILIVLSAIFGYINVRFLKLPTTIGLMVISIIFSMLVLLLGQFFPSVLEWESSLIRQIDFQKLLMEGMLSFLLFAGALHVDSRQLKAQRWPIMLFATLGVVTSTFLIAGLMYGVLQLLGAGLPFLHCLLFGALISPTDPIAVLGILKKAGAPEKLEAKIVGESLFNDGIGVVVFITIFQIAQAGAGHFDLSEIGLLFLEEVGGGIALGLGLGYLAYYLMRTIDDYETEVLISLAIVMGGYLLASYLHFSGPLAMVVAGLMVGHERFRTSSMSEVTETYVDKFWELMDVLFNAILFVIIGLEILVLPLERQYFIAGLLAIPVALLARYLALAGPIELFKKRLEFVPKTNLIMTWGGLRGGISIALALSLAEHMSRTPLLTITYVVVIFSIIVQGLTVGELVKRTQLAKPGGK